ATATATTTAGAGGTGTGGTATGCGCTATTGATGAATTTGAGGATCCACCTCCAAGGAGAGGTATTGTGGGCTCATATGCTAGGGCAAGACCCCCCATCACTAGAGCGACGGCTATAATGCCGGCTAGGGCTACGAACCAGTCGCCTACAGCTGCTCCAGCTTCATGGGGGGTCAAGGCTAGACACCGTGCTCAGCGCGAATGACATCGTAGACAATCATCAACGTTAGTTACAGGCTTGAGTGAAGCATGGCAGTGGAAGCAGCCGAATCCTTCTACACTTGCACGAAACGCGCTTGCGGGTATTGGTATTTCCCATAGTGCTTGCTGTGAATGACACTGGCCACACACTATTACGCCGCGCCGGTACTGCTCAAGAGCATAACTGTGGAACCCGCCATGACTTGACCGGATATTCTGCATATTGTGGCAACTGAGACAATCGCTAGGTGTAGGCTTAACCTCGTGGCTAGAGTGGCAAATAGTACAACTCTTAGCTGTCGATATTACGCGGAAATGAACAACGTGTATTGCTTGTTGCTGTAGTGTCACCGGGCTATGACAGCTTGTACACTCCTGCTCCATTCTCATCTTGCGTGCCTGGAGCTCATACATGTCGACACGGATAAAACCCATCTCGGCAGCTATACCCCTAACATACATTGATAACGGTGGATCATGACATCTTGTGCATTTAAAGTTCTCGTGAGGAGTTCCCTGAAGTTGCTCGGCAACAGAATCCATTAGATGGCACGAGCGGCAGAACCCATTAACTATATTGGTATCGTTCCCACTCCACATAGCATATACACTCATGATTACGACTGCAAACGTTATTGCAGATACTGCTATCATTCTTCTACCCTTTATAAGCTGTACTAGCCCAGACCCGTTCATGATTGTTCACCTTTAGCTGCTAGCATCTATGCTTGTAAATTATGTACTGTATTAGCTTCCTAAGTCGGTCATTCTCCATTCTTCTCTATCCCCACAGTTCATGTTTTTTATGATGCGTGCAAAAGTGCTGTGTTCTGTACGAATTCGGAGCTGTCAGCATGCAATGCCATTATTAATTATTTTACAATTACCTTCATGTAATTTTGCGGGCTACAAGCTACCCTTAAATAATCCTATTCCCGTATAGATATAAAAACGCATAAAAAATAAATAAATAGCTGTAAACACTCCGCTTAACAGCTATTTATACCATTAGCATAGTTATGTCGTTGTAAAATTTGCAAGCACCTACAACTGTCTACGTTGTTTGAATATAGTGAGATATACAATGATAGATGCGCGATAGGAGGCTGTTGCAACACCCTATGTGCCGAGGCAAACATTATGTTAAATTGATGCATTTCTTTATTAAAATTACTGTAACATGATAAATGCGATAAATGGGAGATAGTATTTATACCCAAATACGGCATCAAAACCTAATGAGAGTGATGAATGGTACGAATGATGTTAAACGGGGGATAAAAATGAAGGTTCGCACCTCCCTAGTTGGGGCAATAACTCTCATAGCCATATTAGCTCTAGTAGCATCAGCGACGCCGGCTGCGGCTAGCGAAGCGCTACTCCGTGACCATCCAACAGTATGTTATGGCTGCCACTCAGCAAACATAACAGATACAACTGTAGGCCCACACGACGTGAAGGCAGCCGAGAATGCATGGTTCTACTGTCTAACGTGTCATTCTAGTGCAAATAACACTGGCCTCTGGAGCGGTTCAATATGGGGCACAAACTATGGCGAGCCGGCGCCGGCCGCTGGCGACTACGTACCAAATAGCGTACATGGACAGATAGGCTGTAAGTGCCATACAATAGTGCACGCAGGCTTCAACATAAACCCGACAGTCGGTGCTGGCGTGTGGATGTACTACTATCTACCAACAGTAAATGGAGGTGCAGCGGCACCGAATCCAAATGACCTGGTAAAGTACGTAACATTCTATAACGGTACTGGATTCTACACAAACGACACCAGCACTGCAACAGTTACCAGTACAACGCTACAACTATACTACGACACGGGCACGAGTGCTGTACCAGTAGATCCGACGAATATGACTGACGCCAAAGTGTACGTGGGCTGGTTCTACATAAACGGTAGCGCGCCTAGCGGTGTCAGCGAGAGGTTCTACATATGTTTCAACTGTCACTTCCTAGTAGAGAGTCCAGCAGGCCTAGGCATGTATAAGATAGAGAACGGTATAGTGAAGATAGGTATACCCGCCGAGGCACTGCAGCTCAATCCGCACGCGATAACTGAGGATGCCCTACAGCAGCTACTCTCCAGTGGTGAAGAGGGCTTCGCTATCGAAGGCTTCCCGGTAGCAGCTGCTGGCATAAACATACTGGCATCTCTGGTACTATTTGCGATCGTACTTTCCCGGAAGAAATAACAAGGCAGTTAATATTTTTGTTAATCGATCATCTCTAACATATTTTTGCATTTTGGTGAAACCCGTGTGATAGTATTGTTTTATCATGTATTCTAGGTACTATTACGGCAGATGTTGAAAGTATCTACAATAGCGGATAATCCAAATGCTTGTCTCCGCCTACTCCCAGGCTTCATTGTTGCCAGAGGTTAGGGGCATAGGTGCTGTAGAGTGCTGCTGGTTGATGTAGGACTTATTGGGCTGTCTCTCGTAGCGCTGTACTATGTTCTAACCGGTAAGTGGGAGCCTGGATTTGCTTCTAGGTTCACGTTCATAGCTTTCGGGCTCCTTGCCCTTCTAGGGGAGTACTATGGTGACGGATATGCTGGCATTGTTGTGCCGGTAGCTCTAGCTCTATTGCTTATACATTTATATGGCTGGGATGTTGCGTTCTATGCGAGTACACTCTATGGTTACTCGTATGGATTAACGATGATCGGCAATAGCTCTGATTGGATGGGCTCGCTTGCCCTAGGCCTGGTATATTCGGGGTTCGTTGCACTATTTTCTGTGTCTATTCATGTGCCGGGATGTAGAGGCTCGGAGAAGCGCTGTATGTCTGCTATAGTGTATTCAGGTTTTACGCTTGCAGCCGCCTATGTACTGTATATATTCTCTGCTATAGCCTACATCTCTAGGGTTCCCGACCATCGTGTGCTGTATGGATTCCCTGTTACCGCTGCTGTATCGATTATCGAGCCTTATGCTGGTATCCTAGCGTCTCTCGTCTACGTAATAGTTGCTGGCATGTGGCTGGGGGTAACTGTGGGACTAGCAGCGCTAATGACTGTAGGGTTAGTGCTACTGTTGTATGTAGCCCGTCACTCGCTACTAGGGGGTATTGGTGACGTCAAACCTAGGGTGGCTATTGCCGGGCTTATCTGGAGCCTCATATCGGTGTGGTTGATGGCGTCTCCTCCGGAGAAGCTAAAGATTGTGGGTATAGTGACCGGACTCGGCCTATATAACTTTAGTCCAGTAATATATTACTACGTCTTCGGCCGGCTAATACTCGCTCTTGGCGTCATCCTCGTGGAGTTCTTGCTGGTAGCAGTTATGTGGCCCTCTCTGGGGCAGTTGGGCTTTCTGGCTGCAGGCAGCCTTCTAGCAGCTATTGTTGTCCTTAAGAGGCTCGGCGTAGCTAGGATATTGCCCTATATCGTTGCGGGTCTTATCGTAGTTGGAGGCTATACTGCTTCGTTGCGCGGGGAAGTGAAGATTCATAGTGGCAGCTATAGTATAACCCCAGGAACTCAGATACAGCTGCATGGGGTCAATTGTACACTTGACCTCACGGATACGAGGTATAGCAATGGCTGGGCCGAAGCAGTTTACAGCCTCCAGGACTGTGATGGTGTTTTCTGGTTGAAGTTGAGTGACTTCGAGTGGACTAGTGAGCCAGCACTAGGCTACACCTTGGCTGGAAGCGGTTGCGTCTATGCTATCGACCCGGCGCCGTCGCCTACACAAAGGGCTGAGGTACAGTTATGGCTGCTTACTGGTACGGAGCCTCGGCTTGAGGATGCACCGGTCGAGCTTATGTATAGGGAGGTGTGTGGTGTAAACTGGGTAGTTGCTGCTACAGTCATTATACTAATGCTACCGGTCGCCCGACTAGTAGCGGTGCATGCAGAGCGCATTGAAGACCTAGTCCGTAGGATGGTGTGGCGGCTTGGCTCTGGTAGGCGGAAGTAGAGAATGGACTAGACGGCAACGCCTAATGCTGCTAGCGTTCATAGTGCTAGCTCTAGTAGGCCTCGTCGAGGCATTCTATCTAGCTACACCGGAGACGCAACTAGCTGTCTGTAAGAGCTGCCACGCCGACGTTGCAGCGATCCTAGAGGCTGGCAGCCATAGGAGTGTAGCAGAGGAGCAAGGATGCCGCGTCTGTCACCAGGATGCTGAGCCGCTAACTATACCCGACATGCTATCCGGGAGCTTCCAGGTGAGGGTCTCTACTGGTAGCAGGCCATGCCTGGCATGCCACTCGGAGATCCCTCATAAGCCGGGACTCCATAGTAGTCATGCATTCGTGTCTCAGAACTTCGGCTGTACAGTCTGTCATGACCCCCACGATCCTGCGATAAGGAAGCCATGCCTGGGCTGCCACGAGCGCTCGACCATGCTTGAAGCGCACAACTTCATGCACCAGGGAGCTTCCCCCGACTGTACTAGATGCCATTTCGGCCCCGGGAAGCCGTCTCCCTACCCCAATATTCCCGGTCATGAGCTCTCAGGTGATGTCAACTGCTTTAGCTGCCATGATGTGGCTGTAACACCGCCAGACATAGTCCGGGTCGACTGTGCCAACTGTCACCGCTAGAATGCTAGGTGAAGGTCTTGGGATTAATTAATGCCGAGCATCTCTTCCACTATTGATAATGCTTCCTCCACGGTTGTTCCAGGCTTCACAATCACCACACGGAGTCCCTGGCTCTCCATGAACTCCTTCCCGCCGGGCCCGAACGCGGTGGCAACTAGATGAGTGCAATCACGGTTTAGCTCTAGTATGCGTCTCCGCTTTTCCCCGTGTCTATGGCCGCCATGATGACCGTGATGGTGGTGCTCGTGGCCGGCATATGGGTTCTCAACACGTCGAATAAGCCTCCATCCATCCTCTTCACGGACATAATGGAGGTAAAACCGTGCATCTCCGAAGTGCCCTATCTTAACATGCTGCCCATCATCCGTAGCTATAGCCACGCATACCTGCTTCATAGCAGACCCCAGGGAGACTACCGAACCACCTAGTCCTCTCTTAGCAGCAGCTACGCGTAGTGCAGCAGAGCATCGTAAACGAGCAACCTTGAGAACAGAACAAACTCTACTTGACGATATGATATCTGTTTCTAAGTCACGTGATTATAGGAATCTTATGGGTTCCTGATCGCGTGTAACTAGTACAACATCATCGTAAAGAACTGTCGTGTAGAGTATACAGATTGTGTCTGTGTGTCCTAGCGTTTACTAGTTTGATAACAACTTAAGCATTAATAATAGCTGCTATTCCCTGCCTAGGGCTAGCAGACGCCTGCTACAAGGTACCGGGAATAGGTGGGCAGAGAGAAGCCACAATATAGTGCTAGGCGTCCGCAGCTGCCACTACGGCGGTTCTATCGGCCTGCATTGCTGTCCGAGTATCTCCTCTAGGTTCTGGTACATCATTGCCTCGAGTGCTCTTCGGCTCGTCACGCCCCTAGATATAGCGGCTGCTGCTAGCCTCGCTGCGCTACGGGCTGGAGTGTCCTCCTCTACTACGGGATAGTCGCTGCCGTGGAGAATCCGCTCCGGGGATAGACTCCCCAGCACTATCTCTAGAACCTCAAGTGGCACGGCACTCGTGTCAAGGTAGACGTTGGAGTAGCGGCGGGCTAGCTCAATAGCCTCCCTGGTATAGACGCCAGGCGCGGCTGCGCTGTAGCCACCACAGTGAGCTATTATCACCGGCACATCACGGTACGCTGCTATGTACTGCTCCAGCTTGGCTGGGTTACCAAGCGCACAGAACACAGGGAGCTCCCAGAGCCCCGGGTCGCAGCCAGCGTGGACGAGTATGGGTGCTGCTCTTTCGTTAGCTGCCTCGAAGACTGCCTCGACTTCCTTTGAGTCGGGCCAAACCATGTGGAGTGTAGTTATCAGTTTGAGTCCACGATAGCCACTGCTTAGCCGGCCCCGCGCCCGGCTATAGGCCTCCATAGCGCCAGCGCTGGGTTCGGGATCGGCGTAGACTACCAGGTCGGCGCCGCTGGTTGCCGCAGCCTCTTTAGGATCTATTGCTCTAAACCGGGAGAGAAACATCACGGTTTCGGTGAGGAGTCTGCTCGGGGACTCGTAGTGCTCTAGCAGCCACGGAGCTAGCTTCTCGAGAACAGGATGAGATAGTTTCCAGGCGCGAGGGAGGAGCCGGGAGGCTTTCTCGGAGACGAGTTGTATCGGAGGCCTTATCTCTATTACCTGGGCTAGAGAGACACGGTAGCCTGCCAGTTCTAGTGCAAGCTCCCATGGGCTACGTCTGTCTAGCAGATGAACGTGTGCGTCCGCTATACACGGTAGTTCTTCTAGCAGTTGTAGTGCCTTATCTAGTAATGGCAGGGCCGTGTACACCCCATGCTAGGGAGAGTATACACCGGCATCTTTAGACAAGGGACGATATGCTATAAAGGTAGTTTCTCGACGATAGTCGGAGTTATAGTAGTACAAGGATGGGTGTTGGAAGACTATTTAAAAGATCAAAGCCTACTCAACGACGGGACCTATCGCCTCCTCGCCTACCCAGCGGTTTATCTCCTCTACGTACTGGTCCACCATGCGCTGTATCTGCTCTATCTCCTCGTCAGTCAGGTGGC
The window above is part of the Pyrodictium delaneyi genome. Proteins encoded here:
- a CDS encoding NifB/NifX family molybdenum-iron cluster-binding protein, with product MKQVCVAIATDDGQHVKIGHFGDARFYLHYVREEDGWRLIRRVENPYAGHEHHHHGHHGGHRHGEKRRRILELNRDCTHLVATAFGPGGKEFMESQGLRVVIVKPGTTVEEALSIVEEMLGIN
- a CDS encoding amidohydrolase family protein is translated as MYTALPLLDKALQLLEELPCIADAHVHLLDRRSPWELALELAGYRVSLAQVIEIRPPIQLVSEKASRLLPRAWKLSHPVLEKLAPWLLEHYESPSRLLTETVMFLSRFRAIDPKEAAATSGADLVVYADPEPSAGAMEAYSRARGRLSSGYRGLKLITTLHMVWPDSKEVEAVFEAANERAAPILVHAGCDPGLWELPVFCALGNPAKLEQYIAAYRDVPVIIAHCGGYSAAAPGVYTREAIELARRYSNVYLDTSAVPLEVLEIVLGSLSPERILHGSDYPVVEEDTPARSAARLAAAAISRGVTSRRALEAMMYQNLEEILGQQCRPIEPP